The Lysobacter panacisoli genome includes a window with the following:
- a CDS encoding ribonuclease domain-containing protein: MRRRHLGLIAVVVLLGLWLWTKRSGDGELHEPPVPVASESARAPASAYPAFLPVEAHDVLDRIASGAAHPYRQDGSVFQNREGRLPPQARGYYREYTVPTPGSGDRGPRRIVIGGDPPVEYWYTSDHYASFRRFDVPSTQARR; this comes from the coding sequence ATGCGCCGTCGCCACCTCGGACTGATCGCGGTCGTCGTCCTGCTCGGCCTGTGGCTGTGGACGAAGCGTTCGGGCGACGGCGAACTGCACGAGCCGCCGGTGCCCGTCGCGAGCGAGTCCGCGCGCGCACCGGCATCGGCGTATCCGGCCTTCCTGCCAGTCGAAGCGCACGACGTGCTCGACCGCATCGCCAGCGGCGCGGCGCATCCGTACCGGCAGGACGGCAGCGTGTTCCAGAACCGCGAAGGCCGCCTGCCGCCGCAGGCGCGCGGTTACTACCGCGAATACACCGTGCCCACGCCGGGATCGGGCGATCGCGGCCCGCGTCGCATCGTCATCGGCGGCGATCCACCGGTGGAGTACTGGTACACGTCCGATCACTACGCGAGCTTCCGCCGCTTCGACGTGCCATCCACGCAGGCACGCCGATGA
- a CDS encoding barstar family protein, with translation MNAADLRSILADAEHSGAYFIDERDTGAMAETAGALDYAIVRVDLTGCDDKAGLMQRIATAGRFPEWFGGNWDALADTLRDLSWWPAPGYLFLIENAAQWRGANGGDFDTLLDILNEAAFEWARQNVAFWALLPFPGDQLTALED, from the coding sequence ATGAACGCCGCGGACCTGCGTTCGATCCTCGCCGACGCCGAACACAGCGGTGCGTACTTCATCGACGAGCGCGACACCGGCGCGATGGCGGAAACCGCGGGCGCGCTCGATTACGCGATCGTGCGCGTGGACCTCACCGGCTGCGACGACAAGGCCGGTCTGATGCAGCGCATCGCCACGGCCGGACGATTCCCGGAATGGTTCGGCGGCAACTGGGACGCGCTCGCCGACACGCTGCGCGACCTGTCGTGGTGGCCGGCGCCGGGTTACCTGTTCCTCATCGAGAACGCCGCGCAGTGGCGCGGCGCGAACGGCGGCGACTTCGACACGCTGCTCGACATCCTCAACGAAGCAGCGTTCGAGTGGGCGCGCCAGAACGTGGCGTTCTGGGCGCTGCTGCCCTTCCCCGGCGACCAGCTGACCGCGCTGGAGGACTGA
- a CDS encoding TCR/Tet family MFS transporter, translating into MTDNAPATGARRRAALAFIFVTILIDVLSFGLIIPVLPHLIEQFAGGDTAHAAYWVAAFGFLFAGIQFVTSPIQGALSDRFGRRPVILISCLGLGLDFVFMALAPSLAWLLVGRIISGITSASFTTANAYVADVTPADKRAKSYGLLGAAFGVGFIIGPLIGGQLGEIDLRLPFWFAAGLALVNFCYGWFVLPESLPKERRSPRFDWSHANPLGSLVLLKRYPQVFGLAAVVFIANLAHYVYPSVFVLFADYQYQWGPREVSYVLAIVGVLNVIVQAGLVGRVVHALGERRALILGLSCGAVGFAIYGFADVGWMFLIGLPVSAVWGLAAPSTQALITRQVGPEVQGRIQGALMSLVSLAGIIGPVVFAGSFGYFIDPRAPVHLPGAPFLIAGVLLAVAVGIAWRFARAPQAEAPVGAAEAR; encoded by the coding sequence GTGACCGATAACGCTCCCGCCACGGGTGCGCGCCGCCGCGCCGCGCTCGCTTTCATCTTCGTCACCATCCTGATCGACGTGCTGTCGTTCGGACTGATCATCCCGGTGCTGCCGCACCTGATCGAACAGTTCGCCGGCGGCGACACCGCGCATGCGGCGTACTGGGTGGCGGCGTTCGGTTTCCTGTTCGCGGGCATCCAGTTCGTCACCTCGCCGATCCAGGGTGCGCTGTCCGACCGTTTCGGACGCCGGCCGGTGATCCTGATCTCGTGCCTGGGCCTGGGCCTGGACTTCGTGTTCATGGCGCTTGCGCCGTCGCTGGCGTGGCTGCTGGTGGGCCGCATCATTTCGGGCATCACCTCGGCCAGCTTCACCACCGCCAACGCCTATGTCGCCGACGTCACCCCGGCCGACAAGCGCGCCAAGAGCTACGGCTTGCTCGGCGCGGCGTTCGGCGTGGGCTTCATCATCGGTCCACTGATCGGCGGACAGCTCGGCGAGATCGACCTGCGCCTTCCGTTCTGGTTCGCCGCCGGACTGGCGCTGGTGAACTTCTGCTATGGCTGGTTCGTGCTGCCTGAGTCGCTGCCGAAGGAACGCCGCAGCCCGCGCTTCGACTGGTCGCATGCCAATCCGCTGGGTTCGCTGGTGCTGCTCAAGCGCTACCCGCAAGTGTTCGGGCTGGCGGCGGTGGTGTTCATCGCCAACCTCGCGCATTACGTGTATCCGAGCGTGTTCGTGCTGTTCGCCGACTACCAGTACCAGTGGGGCCCGCGCGAGGTCAGCTACGTGCTGGCGATCGTCGGTGTGCTCAACGTGATCGTGCAGGCGGGGCTGGTCGGTCGCGTCGTGCATGCGCTGGGCGAGCGCCGCGCGTTGATCCTCGGCCTGTCCTGCGGCGCGGTCGGTTTCGCGATCTACGGTTTCGCCGACGTGGGCTGGATGTTCCTGATCGGCCTGCCGGTTTCCGCGGTCTGGGGCCTGGCCGCGCCGTCGACGCAGGCGCTGATCACGCGCCAGGTCGGACCGGAAGTGCAGGGCCGCATCCAGGGCGCGCTGATGAGCCTGGTGAGTCTGGCCGGCATCATCGGCCCGGTGGTGTTCGCCGGCAGCTTCGGCTACTTCATCGACCCGCGCGCGCCGGTGCACCTGCCGGGTGCGCCGTTCCTGATCGCGGGCGTACTGCTCGCGGTGGCGGTGGGCATCGCGTGGCGGTTCGCGCGCGCGCCGCAGGCCGAGGCACCGGTGGGTGCGGCAGAGGCGAGGTAA
- the gltB gene encoding glutamate synthase large subunit encodes MEQQYRPRPVGLYDPRDERDACGFGLIAQLDDAPSRAIVDRAIEALVRMTHRGGIAADGLSGDGCGLLIRQPDGFLRALAREAGIALGAHYASGLVFLPHDDGEAARARDALGAQLQRERVDVAGWREVPVDTTACGELAKKTMPRIEQIFVKPGGAFDAASFQRSLFLARRRAEQQLRDLPDFYVVSLSMASIGYKGMVLPDRLAQLYPDLQRADLAASVVVFHQRFSTNTTPRWPLAQPFRLLAHNGEINTISGNRAWAQARAHVWRTPNLDLTEFDPVITLDGSDSQSLDNMLELLQAGGMDLLKAMRILIPPATQSLEYKDADLAAFYEYYALNTEPWDGPAGIVTVDGRYAACTLDRNGLRPARWMRTRDRHFLIASEAGVWERPAEEIEAKGKLGPGEMIAVDLYLGEVLDSDGIDRINRARAPYKRWLKQGVTYLQTELIDPALAAEPFDAETLTRFQKLFQLTREEREQVLRPLAETEQEAVGSMGDDVPMAVLSQQVRPLYDQFRQAFAQVTNPPIDPLREDCVMSLATQLGREGNVFVDGPANVSHIHLNSPVLSQRKLRQMLAMSPYDHSHELIHLHYAPEEGLKSAIERICAQAEAATRAGKVLLVLSDRYPEQGRLMVHALLATGAVHQHLVRTGLRCDSNLIIETGTARDPHHFACLLGFGATAVYPYLAYQTLHDLGVRGILKTKHGQVAEIGRSYRRGIKKGLLKIISKMGISTIGSYRGAQLFEIVGLDREVVELCFAGTPSRIGGAGFDDLHEDACELAGHAWNANALPAIGGLLKYTPGGEYHLFNPDVVMNLQRAVNTGEWSDWLRYAQAVNERPTAALRDLLALDATATPIPLDDVEPVESIVRRFDSAAMSLGALSPEAHEALAIAMNRLGGRSNSGEGGEDPARYGTDKVSKIKQIASGRFGVTPEYLVNAEVLQIKIAQGAKPGEGGQLPGHKVNELIARLRYAMPGIGLISPPPHHDIYSIEDLAQLIFDLKQVNPQALVSVKLVSHAGVGTIATGVAKAGADLITVSGHDGGTGASPISSIRYAGTPWELGLSEARQALVANDLRDRVILQTDGGLKSGLDVVKAALLGAESFGFGTAPMIALGCKYLRICHLNNCATGVATQDDSLRRDHFTGLPERVENFLRLLAEEVRHLLAQLGVRTLGEIVGRTDLLRQLDGDGERQHGLDLSPLLAGSGLAHGGHCGAPQPAADPTGLAARLDVELAEVIADKRGGAYTHAIRNTDRSIGARLSGRIARLHGDRGMNDAPISLRFDGTAGQSFGAFNAGGLHFELHGEANDYVGKGMAGGRIVIRPPAGARYTAHETPIIGNTCLYGATGGELYAAGRAGERFGVRNSGATAVVEGAGDHCCEYMTGGVVAVLGRTGLNFGAGFTGGMAYVLDTERDFVDRYNHELIDILRIASDGFENHRSHLRELLETHVQLTGSVWAKKILDEMRDFLGKFWLVKPKAASLESLAENLRRAA; translated from the coding sequence ATGGAGCAGCAGTACCGCCCCCGCCCTGTCGGCCTGTACGACCCCCGCGACGAGCGGGATGCGTGCGGCTTCGGCCTGATCGCCCAGCTCGACGATGCGCCCAGCCGCGCCATCGTCGATCGCGCGATCGAAGCGCTGGTACGGATGACCCATCGCGGCGGCATCGCCGCCGACGGCCTGAGCGGCGACGGCTGCGGCCTGCTGATCCGCCAGCCCGACGGTTTCCTGCGCGCACTCGCGCGCGAAGCCGGCATCGCACTCGGCGCGCATTACGCCTCCGGCCTGGTGTTCCTGCCGCACGACGATGGCGAGGCGGCGCGTGCGCGCGATGCACTCGGCGCGCAGCTGCAACGCGAACGAGTCGATGTCGCCGGCTGGCGCGAGGTGCCGGTGGACACCACCGCCTGCGGTGAGCTGGCGAAGAAGACGATGCCGCGCATCGAGCAGATCTTCGTCAAGCCGGGCGGTGCGTTCGACGCGGCCAGCTTCCAGCGTTCGCTGTTCCTCGCGCGCCGTCGCGCGGAACAACAGCTGCGCGACCTGCCCGACTTCTACGTCGTCAGCCTGTCGATGGCGAGCATCGGCTACAAGGGCATGGTGCTGCCGGACCGCCTGGCGCAGCTGTATCCCGACCTGCAGCGCGCGGACCTCGCCGCGAGCGTGGTGGTGTTCCACCAGCGCTTCTCCACCAACACCACGCCGCGCTGGCCGCTGGCGCAGCCGTTCCGCCTGCTCGCGCACAACGGCGAGATCAACACCATCTCCGGCAACCGCGCCTGGGCGCAGGCGCGCGCGCACGTGTGGCGCACGCCGAACCTGGACCTGACCGAGTTCGATCCGGTCATCACGCTGGACGGTTCGGATTCGCAATCGCTCGACAACATGCTCGAACTGCTGCAGGCAGGCGGCATGGACCTGCTCAAGGCGATGCGCATCCTGATCCCGCCGGCGACGCAGTCGCTGGAATACAAGGACGCCGACCTCGCCGCGTTCTACGAGTACTACGCGCTCAACACCGAGCCGTGGGACGGCCCGGCCGGCATCGTCACCGTGGACGGTCGCTATGCGGCGTGCACGCTCGATCGCAACGGCCTGCGTCCGGCGCGCTGGATGCGCACGCGCGACCGCCATTTCCTGATCGCCTCCGAAGCCGGCGTGTGGGAACGCCCGGCCGAAGAGATCGAAGCCAAGGGCAAGCTCGGCCCGGGCGAAATGATCGCGGTCGACCTGTACCTGGGCGAAGTGCTCGACAGCGACGGCATCGATCGCATCAATCGCGCGCGCGCACCGTACAAGCGCTGGCTCAAGCAGGGCGTGACCTACCTGCAGACCGAACTGATCGATCCGGCGCTGGCCGCCGAACCGTTCGATGCGGAAACACTGACGCGCTTCCAGAAACTGTTCCAGCTGACCCGCGAGGAACGCGAACAGGTGCTGCGCCCGCTCGCGGAGACCGAGCAGGAAGCGGTCGGTTCGATGGGCGACGACGTGCCGATGGCGGTGCTGAGCCAGCAGGTGCGTCCGCTGTACGACCAGTTCCGTCAGGCGTTCGCGCAGGTGACCAACCCGCCGATCGATCCGCTGCGCGAAGACTGCGTCATGTCGCTGGCGACGCAGCTCGGCCGCGAAGGCAACGTCTTCGTCGACGGTCCCGCCAACGTCAGCCACATCCACCTCAACTCGCCGGTGCTGTCGCAACGCAAGCTGCGGCAGATGCTGGCGATGTCGCCGTACGACCACTCGCACGAACTCATCCACCTGCATTACGCGCCGGAAGAAGGGCTGAAGTCGGCGATCGAACGCATCTGCGCGCAAGCCGAAGCCGCCACGCGCGCCGGCAAGGTGCTGCTGGTGCTCAGCGACCGCTATCCGGAACAGGGCCGGTTGATGGTGCATGCGCTGCTCGCCACGGGCGCGGTGCACCAGCATCTCGTGCGCACCGGACTGCGCTGCGATTCCAACCTGATCATCGAGACCGGCACCGCGCGCGATCCGCACCACTTCGCTTGTCTGCTCGGCTTCGGCGCGACCGCGGTGTATCCGTACCTCGCCTACCAGACGCTGCACGACCTGGGCGTGCGCGGCATCCTCAAGACCAAGCACGGCCAGGTCGCGGAGATCGGCCGCAGCTATCGGCGCGGCATCAAGAAGGGCCTGCTCAAGATCATCTCGAAGATGGGCATCAGCACCATCGGCAGCTACCGCGGCGCGCAGCTGTTCGAGATCGTCGGCCTCGACCGCGAAGTCGTGGAGCTGTGCTTCGCCGGCACGCCCTCGCGGATCGGCGGCGCGGGTTTCGACGATCTGCACGAGGACGCGTGCGAGCTGGCCGGGCACGCCTGGAATGCCAACGCCCTGCCCGCCATCGGTGGCCTGCTCAAGTACACGCCGGGCGGCGAGTACCACCTGTTCAATCCCGACGTCGTCATGAACCTCCAGCGCGCGGTGAACACCGGCGAGTGGAGCGACTGGCTGCGTTACGCGCAAGCGGTGAACGAACGCCCCACCGCCGCGCTGCGCGACCTGCTCGCGCTCGATGCGACGGCCACGCCGATCCCGCTCGACGACGTCGAACCGGTCGAATCGATCGTGCGCCGTTTCGACTCGGCCGCGATGAGCCTGGGCGCGCTGTCGCCGGAAGCGCACGAAGCGCTCGCCATCGCGATGAACCGGCTCGGCGGGCGCAGCAATTCCGGCGAAGGCGGCGAGGATCCAGCGCGCTATGGCACCGACAAGGTGTCGAAGATCAAGCAGATCGCCTCGGGCCGGTTTGGCGTCACGCCGGAATACCTGGTCAACGCCGAAGTGCTGCAGATCAAGATCGCGCAGGGCGCCAAGCCCGGCGAAGGCGGACAGCTGCCGGGCCACAAGGTCAACGAACTGATCGCGCGCCTGCGCTACGCGATGCCGGGCATCGGCCTGATCTCGCCGCCGCCGCACCATGACATCTATTCGATCGAAGACCTCGCGCAGCTGATCTTCGACCTCAAGCAGGTCAATCCGCAGGCGCTGGTGTCGGTGAAGCTGGTCTCGCACGCGGGCGTGGGTACGATCGCGACCGGCGTGGCGAAGGCGGGCGCCGACCTGATCACCGTCTCCGGCCACGACGGCGGCACCGGCGCGAGTCCGATCTCCTCGATCCGCTACGCCGGCACGCCGTGGGAACTCGGGTTGTCCGAAGCGCGCCAGGCGCTGGTCGCCAACGACCTGCGCGATCGGGTGATCCTTCAGACCGATGGCGGCCTGAAGAGCGGGCTCGACGTGGTGAAAGCCGCGCTGCTCGGCGCGGAGAGCTTCGGTTTCGGCACCGCGCCGATGATCGCGCTGGGCTGCAAGTACCTGCGCATCTGCCACCTCAACAACTGCGCGACCGGCGTGGCCACGCAGGACGACTCGCTGCGTCGCGATCATTTCACCGGATTGCCAGAGCGCGTGGAGAACTTCCTGCGCCTGCTCGCGGAGGAAGTGCGCCACCTGCTCGCGCAGCTGGGCGTGCGCACGCTCGGCGAGATCGTCGGACGCACCGACCTTCTGCGCCAGCTCGACGGCGACGGTGAGCGCCAGCACGGACTGGACCTGTCGCCACTGCTCGCCGGCAGCGGGCTCGCGCACGGCGGTCACTGCGGCGCGCCGCAGCCCGCGGCCGATCCGACCGGACTGGCCGCGCGACTCGACGTCGAGCTCGCCGAGGTCATCGCCGACAAGCGCGGCGGCGCGTACACGCATGCGATCCGCAACACCGACCGCAGCATCGGCGCGCGCCTGTCGGGCCGCATCGCGCGACTGCACGGCGATCGCGGCATGAACGACGCACCGATCTCGCTTCGCTTCGACGGCACGGCGGGACAGAGTTTCGGCGCGTTCAATGCCGGTGGCCTGCACTTCGAACTGCATGGCGAGGCGAACGACTACGTCGGCAAGGGCATGGCCGGCGGCCGCATCGTGATCCGTCCGCCGGCGGGCGCGCGTTACACCGCACACGAGACGCCGATCATCGGCAACACCTGCCTGTACGGCGCCACTGGCGGTGAACTCTATGCGGCCGGCCGTGCGGGCGAACGCTTCGGCGTGCGCAACTCGGGCGCGACCGCGGTGGTCGAAGGCGCGGGCGATCACTGCTGCGAGTACATGACCGGCGGCGTGGTCGCTGTACTCGGCCGCACCGGACTCAACTTCGGCGCGGGCTTCACCGGCGGCATGGCGTACGTACTCGACACCGAGCGCGATTTCGTCGATCGCTACAACCACGAGCTCATCGACATCCTGCGCATCGCCTCGGACGGCTTCGAGAACCACCGCTCGCACCTGCGCGAGCTGCTCGAAACGCACGTGCAGCTGACCGGCAGCGTGTGGGCGAAGAAGATCCTCGACGAGATGCGCGACTTCCTCGGCAAGTTCTGGCTGGTGAAGCCGAAGGCGGCGAGCCTGGAGTCGCTGGCGGAGAATCTTCGGAGGGCCGCGTGA
- a CDS encoding FAD-dependent oxidoreductase, whose product MDSKKPVFAFRETPRQMPTRIPLELRQGGDWGELYGRFGEAEAKHQASRCLDCGNPYCAWKCPLHNYIPNWLELAREGRLHEAAALAHETNPLPEICGRVCPQDRLCEGSCTLNDGFGAVTIGAVEKYIADRALGEGWRPDLSKVTATGKRVAVIGAGPAGLSCADRLARAGIEAVVFDRYEQIGGLLHFGIPSFKLEKSVLATRRDVLEGMGVQFRLGVEIGRDMGLGELLDQFDAVFLGLGSYRYTDGGLPGQDLAGVLPALPFLVHNGRLVHGDDDAQGKPIAGWEDRVALPDLHGKRVVVLGGGDTGMDCVRSAVRLGATRVSCAYRRDEANMPGSAREVANAREEGVQFLFNRQPLALLGEDDRVTGVRVAETRLGEPDARGRQNAEIVPGSESVLAADVVIIAFGFQPDPPQWLSAHGIELEGNGRIRVANSGGCASRRSNATALPFQTTNPRVFAGGDGVRGADLVVTAAYEGREAAAGIVRLLLG is encoded by the coding sequence ATGGACAGCAAGAAGCCCGTGTTCGCTTTCCGCGAGACGCCCCGGCAGATGCCGACGCGCATCCCGCTGGAACTGCGCCAGGGCGGCGACTGGGGCGAACTCTACGGCCGCTTCGGCGAGGCCGAGGCGAAGCACCAGGCGAGCCGTTGCCTGGATTGCGGCAATCCGTATTGCGCGTGGAAGTGCCCGCTGCACAACTACATTCCGAACTGGCTGGAGCTGGCGCGCGAAGGACGGCTGCACGAAGCCGCGGCGCTCGCGCACGAAACCAATCCGCTGCCGGAAATCTGCGGCCGCGTGTGCCCGCAGGATCGCCTGTGCGAAGGCAGCTGCACGCTCAACGACGGCTTCGGCGCGGTCACCATCGGCGCGGTCGAGAAGTACATCGCCGACCGTGCGCTCGGCGAAGGCTGGCGCCCCGACCTGTCGAAGGTGACGGCAACCGGCAAGCGCGTGGCGGTGATCGGCGCGGGCCCGGCGGGCCTGTCGTGTGCTGACCGGCTCGCGCGCGCGGGGATCGAGGCGGTCGTGTTCGACCGTTACGAACAGATCGGCGGCCTGCTGCACTTCGGCATCCCCAGCTTCAAGCTGGAGAAGTCGGTGCTGGCCACGCGCCGCGACGTGCTCGAAGGCATGGGCGTGCAATTCCGCCTCGGCGTGGAGATCGGCCGCGACATGGGGCTGGGCGAACTGCTGGACCAGTTCGATGCGGTGTTCCTTGGCCTGGGCAGTTACCGCTACACCGACGGCGGCTTGCCGGGACAGGACCTCGCCGGCGTGCTGCCAGCCTTGCCGTTCCTCGTCCACAACGGACGACTGGTGCACGGCGACGACGACGCACAGGGCAAGCCCATCGCCGGCTGGGAAGACCGCGTCGCCCTGCCCGACCTGCACGGCAAGCGCGTGGTGGTGCTCGGCGGCGGCGACACCGGCATGGACTGCGTGCGCAGCGCGGTGCGCCTGGGCGCGACGCGCGTGAGCTGCGCCTATCGTCGCGACGAAGCCAACATGCCCGGCTCGGCGCGCGAAGTCGCGAACGCGCGCGAGGAAGGCGTGCAGTTCCTGTTCAACCGCCAGCCGCTCGCACTGCTCGGCGAGGACGACCGCGTGACCGGTGTGCGCGTGGCCGAAACGCGCCTGGGCGAACCCGATGCACGCGGTCGCCAGAACGCCGAAATCGTGCCGGGCAGTGAGTCGGTGCTGGCCGCGGACGTGGTGATCATCGCCTTCGGTTTCCAGCCCGATCCGCCGCAATGGCTGTCGGCGCACGGCATCGAGCTGGAGGGCAACGGGCGGATTCGCGTGGCGAATTCAGGCGGATGTGCGTCGCGCCGTTCGAACGCGACGGCGCTTCCGTTCCAGACGACGAATCCGCGGGTGTTCGCCGGCGGCGATGGCGTGCGCGGGGCGGACCTGGTGGTCACTGCCGCTTACGAAGGGCGCGAGGCTGCGGCCGGGATCGTGCGGTTGCTGTTGGGGTGA
- a CDS encoding endonuclease domain-containing protein has protein sequence MHARTLAHAKRMRHQPTYAEAALWRELRAHRFAGFKFKRQQPLGPYIVDFVCFGRHVIVELDGSQHLDTQLYDEGRTTWLNARGFSVLRFWNDDVLARTSFVLEAIWLALQER, from the coding sequence ATGCATGCAAGAACGCTCGCGCACGCCAAGCGCATGCGGCATCAGCCAACGTATGCCGAAGCGGCACTCTGGCGCGAGCTCAGGGCGCATCGCTTCGCCGGCTTCAAGTTCAAGCGGCAACAACCGCTGGGACCGTACATCGTCGACTTCGTCTGCTTCGGGCGGCATGTGATCGTCGAACTCGACGGCAGCCAGCATCTCGATACGCAGTTGTACGACGAGGGGCGCACGACGTGGTTGAACGCGCGCGGCTTCAGCGTACTGCGGTTCTGGAATGACGACGTGCTGGCACGGACGTCGTTCGTTCTGGAGGCGATCTGGTTGGCGCTGCAGGAGCGGTAA
- the folE gene encoding GTP cyclohydrolase I FolE, protein MAHDDMPTRDQAEAAVRTLLRWAGDDPAREGLLDTPKRVAKAYKDWFSGYGEDPADYLKRTFEEVEGYDEMIVLRDIEFESHCEHHMAPIIGKAHVGYLPDGKVVGISKLARVVETYARRLQVQEKMTAQIAQVIQDVLQPRGVGVVIEGSHECMTTRGVHKRGVSMITSKMLGSFREDARTRAEFLQFIDVGPGR, encoded by the coding sequence ATGGCACATGACGACATGCCCACCCGCGACCAGGCCGAGGCCGCCGTGCGCACGCTGCTGCGCTGGGCCGGCGACGATCCGGCGCGCGAAGGCTTGCTCGACACGCCCAAGCGGGTGGCCAAGGCCTACAAGGACTGGTTCAGCGGCTACGGCGAAGACCCGGCCGACTACCTCAAGCGCACCTTCGAGGAAGTCGAGGGCTACGACGAGATGATCGTGCTGCGCGACATCGAGTTCGAAAGCCACTGCGAGCACCACATGGCCCCGATCATCGGCAAGGCCCACGTCGGCTACCTGCCCGATGGCAAGGTGGTCGGCATCAGCAAGCTCGCGCGCGTGGTCGAGACCTACGCCCGCCGCCTGCAGGTGCAGGAGAAGATGACCGCGCAGATCGCGCAGGTGATCCAGGACGTGCTGCAGCCGCGCGGCGTCGGCGTGGTCATCGAGGGCTCACACGAATGTATGACCACGCGCGGCGTGCACAAGCGCGGCGTGAGCATGATCACTTCGAAGATGCTCGGCAGTTTCCGCGAGGACGCGCGTACGCGAGCGGAGTTCCTGCAGTTCATCGATGTGGGGCCGGGGCGGTAG
- a CDS encoding efflux transporter outer membrane subunit, with protein MVIRTLTLGVAAALLAACAVGPDYVRPNAPTQERFVSDDPTITTTTSAQAGESVATETAQPQVDAEFWRSFNDPLLTRLVEEALTANHDLRIALASYDRANALLRNAKLDRYPTVTASATASDSRASADQAPGVPRADRDGESYSVQADVSWELDLFGRVRRNVESQRAEAWATASDLDALQVAIVGEVARSYVELRGLQERLRVARDNAVNQEETLRLVQARFDAGRGTEFDTSRARAQLETTRSRVPALEAQVAVTMHRLAVLTGQTPDALVAELSPQQPLPALPSRLDPGSPGELLRHRPDVIAAEHRLHAATARIGVATADLFPRFTLGGLIGSQAVDTSALFERGSETRFVALGIDWSFLDIGRVRARIAAADANASGELARYQQSVLLALEDTENALVRYARSRVEDQHLEQAALDSATAARLARVRYEAGAADLFEVLDAERTQLVAQEAFADGRTRSASSAVALYKALAGGWPTRVPLREEVASR; from the coding sequence ATGGTGATCCGCACGCTCACCCTCGGCGTCGCCGCGGCGTTGCTCGCCGCGTGCGCCGTCGGTCCCGACTACGTCCGTCCGAACGCTCCGACGCAGGAGCGGTTCGTCAGCGACGATCCGACCATCACCACCACGACCTCGGCGCAGGCCGGCGAAAGCGTCGCGACCGAAACCGCGCAGCCGCAGGTCGACGCGGAGTTCTGGCGCAGCTTCAACGATCCGCTGCTGACGCGGCTGGTCGAGGAAGCGCTGACCGCGAACCACGACCTGCGCATCGCACTGGCCAGCTACGACCGCGCCAATGCGCTGCTGCGCAACGCCAAGCTCGATCGCTATCCCACGGTCACCGCCAGTGCCACCGCCAGCGATTCGCGCGCCAGCGCGGACCAGGCGCCCGGCGTGCCGCGTGCCGACCGCGACGGCGAGAGCTACAGCGTGCAGGCCGACGTGAGCTGGGAACTCGATCTGTTCGGCCGCGTGCGCCGCAATGTCGAATCGCAGCGTGCCGAAGCCTGGGCCACCGCGTCCGACCTGGACGCGCTGCAGGTCGCCATCGTCGGCGAGGTCGCGCGCAGCTACGTCGAGCTGCGCGGACTGCAGGAACGCCTGCGCGTGGCGCGCGACAACGCGGTCAACCAGGAAGAGACGCTGCGCCTGGTGCAGGCCCGCTTCGACGCCGGTCGCGGCACCGAGTTCGATACCTCGCGCGCCCGCGCCCAGCTCGAAACCACGCGTTCGCGCGTGCCGGCACTGGAAGCGCAGGTCGCGGTGACCATGCATCGCCTCGCCGTGCTCACCGGGCAGACGCCCGATGCGCTGGTCGCCGAACTCAGTCCGCAGCAGCCGCTGCCCGCGCTGCCGTCGCGGCTGGATCCGGGTTCGCCCGGCGAACTGCTGCGCCATCGTCCCGACGTGATCGCCGCCGAGCATCGCCTGCACGCGGCCACCGCACGCATCGGTGTCGCCACCGCCGACCTGTTCCCGCGCTTCACCCTGGGCGGGCTGATCGGCAGCCAGGCCGTGGACACCAGTGCGCTGTTCGAACGCGGCAGCGAGACGCGCTTCGTCGCGCTCGGCATCGACTGGTCGTTCCTCGACATCGGCCGCGTACGTGCGCGCATCGCCGCCGCTGATGCCAATGCCTCCGGCGAGCTGGCGCGCTACCAGCAGTCGGTGCTGCTGGCGCTGGAAGACACCGAGAACGCGCTGGTGCGTTACGCGCGTTCACGCGTGGAAGACCAGCACCTGGAACAGGCCGCGCTCGACAGCGCCACTGCCGCGCGCCTGGCCCGGGTTCGTTACGAAGCGGGCGCGGCGGACCTGTTCGAGGTGCTCGACGCCGAACGCACGCAACTGGTCGCGCAGGAAGCCTTCGCCGACGGCCGCACGCGCAGCGCCAGTTCCGCGGTCGCGCTGTACAAGGCGCTGGCCGGCGGCTGGCCGACCCGGGTGCCGCTGCGCGAGGAAGTCGCTTCGCGCTGA